In the genome of Triticum urartu cultivar G1812 chromosome 5, Tu2.1, whole genome shotgun sequence, one region contains:
- the LOC125510087 gene encoding pentatricopeptide repeat-containing protein At2g36980, mitochondrial-like, giving the protein MSLINPQAGRAAARAAEHGAPSALAGLAAATSRIASHGRAGDAAAARAVFDAMPRRDAVAWNAMLTAYARAGQPRAALALFAGMGTPDAFSLTAALSAAAALRSPGAGAQLHARLLRIGLRAPLPVGNALVAMYARCARADDAARAFREMRGRNALSWCSLLHAYVASGRMALARELFDEMPAGSISSVAWNTLLTGYSRSGNAEQCLLLFNEMRVSGLSCDDATLCILIDACTELRYPSTGVAVHKIVVQSGWNAVPEVNNSLISFYSKFSLLDHAVKIFESMESRTVVSWNSLIDAYTRLGHIEQAAALFQSAPETNDISWTSMIGGFARNGYVDEALALFVKMLAHEHIRPDDFTFGAVLHACATAASLANGRMIHACAFQSGFASYLYVANSLMDMYAKCGDVEGAGNVFHAVLQKDSVSWNTMLFGFAINGWAKEAFALYERMLSHDVCPDEVTFTGLLTACSHSGLLEQGRTFFESMVSVHGLKPTPEHLACILDMYARSGNIAKAIEMLEQYSDTVHTHSSDMHESLLSAYSSVHLDTRIGRKVGSSMVSTEPVRDTGYVVLSNLLCATGQWKEAEGVRRAMAEHGVKKSPGCSWIHVKGAAKVFASGGQELDPSHRICDIIQLLDEEMRNTVCCGA; this is encoded by the coding sequence ATGAGCCTAATAAACCCACAGGCGGGCCGCGCCGCGGCACGCGCGGCAGAGCATGGAGCCCCCTCCGCCTTGGCCGGCCTGGCCGCCGCCACCTCCAGGATCGCCTCCCACGGCCGCGCCGGAGACGCCGCCGCGGCGCGCGCCGTGTTCGACGCGATGCCCCGCCGCGACGCCGTCGCGTGGAACGCCATGCTCACCGCCTACGCCCGCGCCGGCCAGCCGCGCGCGGCCCTCGCGCTCTTCGCCGGCATGGGCACGCCGGACGCCTTCTCCCTCACCGCAGCGCTCTCCGCGGCGGCGGCCCTCCGCTCGCCCGGCGCCGGCGCGCAGCTCCACGCCCGACTCCTCCGCATCGGCCTGCGCGCGCCGCTCCCCGTCGGCAACGCGCTCGTCGCCATGTATGCCAGGTGCGCCCGCGCGGACGACGCCGCGCGCGCCTTCCGGGAGATGCGCGGCCGCAACGCGCTGTCCTGGTGCTCGCTCCTCCACGCCTACGTCGCCTCGGGCCGTATGGCGCTCGCGCGCGAGCTGTTCGACGAAATGCCCGCTGGAAGCATCAGCAGTGTTGCCTGGAACACGCTGCTCACGGGGTATTCCCGCAGTGGCAATGCCGAGCAGTGTCTGCTTCTGTTCAACGAGATGCGGGTGTCGGGACTGTCTTGCGACGATGCAACGCTCTGCATTCTAATCGACGCTTGCACGGAGCTGCGCTACCCATCCACCGGCGTTGCAGTCCACAAGATCGTTGTGCAGAGTGGCTGGAATGCGGTCCCTGAGGTCAATAACTCACTTATTTCCTTCTACAGTAAGTTCAGCTTGCTAGATCATGCCGTCAAGATCTTCGAGTCTATGGAGAGTAGAACCGTTGTGTCCTGGAATTCACTGATCGATGCATACACCAGGCTTGGCCACATTGAACAAGCTGCTGCTCTGTTTCAAAGTGCTCCTGAGACCAATGACATCTCCTGGACTTCGATGATTGGTGGTTTTGCGAGGAATGGCTACGTAGATGAGGCCCTTGCACTATTTGTCAAGATGTTGGCACACGAGCATATCCGTCCCGATGATTTCACTTTTGGAGCTGTGCTTCATGCTTGCGCTACCGCTGCTTCTCTGGCCAATGGAAGGATGATCCATGCCTGTGCATTCCAAAGTGGTTTTGCTTCATACTTGTATGTGGCCAACAGCTTGATGGACATGTATGCCAAGTGTGGCGATGTCGAGGGTGCAGGCAATGTGTTCCATGCCGTTCTTCAAAAGGACTCTGTCTCGTGGAACACCATGCTGTTTGGGTTCGCGATAAATGGATGGGCAAAGGAAGCATTTGCGCTGTATGAAAGGATGCTGTCCCACGATGTTTGCCCCGATGAAGTCACGTTCACAGGCTTGCTCACAGCCTGCAGCCATTCTGGCCTCCTGGAGCAAGGGAGAACCTTTTTTGAGTCGATGGTGTCTGTCCATGGACTGAAGCCAACCCCAGAGCATTTAGCTTGCATTCTCGACATGTATGCTAGATCTGGGAACATCGCAAAAGCCATTGAGATGCTGGAACAATACTCTGACACGGTTCATACGCATAGCAGCGATATGCACGAGTCTCTGCTTAGTGCCTACTCATCAGTTCACCTGGACACAAGAATCGGAAGGAAGGTGGGGAGCAGCATGGTGTCGACGGAGCCTGTGAGAGACACCGGCTATGTGGTCCTGTCCAACTTGTTGTGCGCCACTGGGCAGTGGAAGGAGGCGGAGGGGGTGAGGAGAGCCATGGCAGAGCATGGTGTCAAGAAGTCTCCTGGCTGTAGCTGGATCCATGTGAAGGGTGCTGCTAAGGTGTTTGCATCAGGTGGGCAGGAACTTGATCCATCACATAGAATATGCGATATCATTCagttgttggatgaagaaatgaGAAATACTGTGTGTTGCGGTGCATAA